A window of the Deltaproteobacteria bacterium genome harbors these coding sequences:
- the cysK gene encoding cysteine synthase A → METLLEAIGHTPLVPLKRCLPTGSAQVFAKLECFNPGGSLKDRVIFKILTDAENKGLIKKGNTLVAGTTGNSGIALAYIGGIKKYKVILTMPENYSLERRKILEGYGAEVHLTPAEKAIRGAIDRARKIAEERKGFLINQFENPLTLLAHEESTAPEIDTALALPVDAVVACVGTGGSMMGVGGYFKKKGAKIIAVEPASAPLLSQGKTGSHKIQGIGTGFIPPILNRELIDEIIVVSDNEAFEGSLEIARKEGILVGISSGAAMVAARKVAKKLGPNKRIVTIFPDRGERYFSLDKFFAERKG, encoded by the coding sequence ATGGAAACCCTGCTCGAGGCGATCGGACATACACCACTTGTTCCACTCAAACGATGCCTCCCAACCGGATCGGCACAGGTCTTCGCAAAGCTGGAATGCTTCAACCCGGGAGGGTCTCTCAAGGATCGCGTGATCTTCAAGATCTTAACCGATGCCGAAAATAAAGGTCTCATCAAAAAGGGGAATACGCTCGTTGCTGGGACAACAGGGAACTCCGGGATCGCCCTCGCCTATATCGGTGGAATCAAAAAATACAAAGTGATTCTCACGATGCCGGAAAATTACAGCCTCGAGAGACGAAAGATCCTCGAGGGGTATGGGGCCGAGGTCCATCTGACACCAGCAGAAAAGGCGATCCGTGGGGCGATCGATCGGGCGAGAAAGATCGCCGAGGAGCGAAAAGGCTTCCTCATTAACCAATTCGAAAATCCCCTGACCCTTTTGGCCCACGAGGAATCAACCGCCCCGGAAATTGATACGGCACTGGCACTCCCTGTCGATGCCGTCGTCGCCTGTGTCGGGACAGGAGGAAGCATGATGGGGGTTGGTGGTTACTTTAAGAAAAAGGGGGCCAAGATAATCGCGGTCGAACCGGCCTCGGCGCCTCTGCTTTCTCAAGGAAAGACAGGCTCTCACAAGATTCAGGGGATCGGTACCGGCTTTATCCCTCCGATTCTCAACCGGGAGCTTATTGACGAGATTATCGTTGTATCCGATAACGAGGCGTTCGAGGGTTCGCTGGAAATTGCGAGAAAAGAAGGGATCCTGGTCGGCATCTCTTCGGGGGCAGCGATGGTGGCGGCACGAAAGGTGGCCAAAAAACTTGGGCCCAACAAACGCATCGTTACGATTTTTCCTGATCGGGGAGAGAGATACTTCAGTCTCGACAAATTTTTTGCAGAGAGAAAAGGATAA